TTGACTCACCGCTAGTGCCCAGTGCAAGCTCAAGTTAATGGGCACGAAGATGATGTCCTTCTGGAAGACATCCACGCATCGGGTCAGTCTTCTTACTGTTCTGTAGCCCCCAGAAGCtagtttttcataaaacaaagaacTAAAAGCGTGGACTGATGGATATCCTGCCTTCTTACTTCTCTCCAtcacaagacccatgtagaaattaatgacctgtaccacaAAGAGTAAACTGGAGATGTAAAATCAGACGCTAGCTTACCAAACGAAAAATACAGCCACAtctcttttctggccaccctgaagtatgcagctgagagaactccagcctcagctgtcagcttttgttgtgagaacaTCGCACTTGGTTACAGCTGTTTATCAAACTGCACTTTggtaaaaacacctgccacccactccaagaaCCtggactaactcctggaagcacATAACACAACAAGTGAAGGAACTGCCAGGAACGCTGGACCCtcaagtacctaaaataagaactgcacAGAGATTTCTAGCCTCTGCTGTGCAGGTCATCAAATAACTTTGAAaagtacacggtgaaggggtatttttaaagaaatgctcaattagaagatccctgtgctgcagctacttttacctcATCATTTAGCCAGCAACCGTTCCTTAGGGTGTGGACGTCCTCACGAGTCACCTTTAggttgaaggcactgctcatgatctcctctggctcacctttgcctaatgcggcaacgacctctctctccatggcctgAAATGGACAATtgaatggggaaggacttgtgcaACAGAGCAtcgagcatgccaacctgtgggcagctttcaactcaaacacggcctggaaatgaagctcaggtgACAGAGCAACTGCCTTTGCCGGTTCTCGGCTAGgttagcaatcgccctttttggttggttggttggtttcagcatcctgaCTTGCAACTtcagggcccaggtttgcttcaatttgttttcaccaaggaagctgagataaaacgcAGGGAcgagcaaacacacagcaaacgcctttcccatGCGATGCTGCAGCCCTCGCAACGCTGAGGTTTAAggcaaccgcagcaggcattctccatgccaaggcagctaagtcaggagcctgaaagaatgggAAGGTGGGGGAACTTCAAGTCACAGCTGCAGACGCTCCCTAACAGCTTAAAtgcaagttcttcagatttcaaaaagcctgaagaaccacctataacaaatggagttccttgcagctgtttcacagccttctcTTTTGTcaaacagcctgtcagctacggtacctctgtgagtgGAGTAAAGTCTTTTCCTATTCTTCTCAGCCTTatgactttctttcctttcacggcaagggcgggtgactttttggcctgGGTGGGTGCCAGAGGTACTTGGCGTAACACACCTTCTGCAATCTGagctccacgctgttcctgtgagacaaaaggacgtcaagctaccaatccagcacagatttttttgctaggggatagcaCAGAAAATCTTGCTCatgtctaaaactggaagggcttttgtacaaaCATCTAACCAGACGACTCCAAAgttactttttgtcgaggactgcattccaactgcgcacccatgtaGTGCTGCACTcaaaactaaacggaggcaagagaggcaggaagttagtttgccttggagtagcgtTAAGAACCCCAGAAAAGCCTCCACAGGTAGGTATCAGGTTGAGATGGAGATTAATAGCTCTGATTTCCaggactaaaatttaattttgatctcaatcctgaccagagacgaaagtcaaagagatgtacttcctatctcacaaaaaaAGACACCACTAAAGATACCACAGTCCAGCTCTGCAGGTCAACCAAGCCTGTGCAGTAAAGACTCTGAGGCTGTACCCAACACatcaaaggggaagaagaaaaatagtataGGGTAGTGCGCTCATCATAGTCCAGAAACAAAATGAACGGCAGCAGGAAACCCTTTGTGAttgtgctactcaacaaatcatgctCCCGCTTCCCTTGGGAAAAACGACCTGGACGAATACAGATATTGTTGAGGAAGTAATGAAAGGGAGGAGCTCAAAAATTTCTGATCACAACCAGATACATTTTCCTAAAAAATGGAAtcatgaataacacaagcttacccctgcaactgcaacagcttgtttcacCGCTCCGTCCTCTTCCAGACATTCTTCTGCTGGCGGGGAGCCCCTgcgaggagagggagagagaaagagagagagcagcgAGCTGTggacctgtactgtcccacggaattctcaagaattcaccttctggacaagaaatgctttttcaaggctgaTGTTGACTACAGCCTCGGTTGCACCCCTGTGACAACATCGTCTCCGCTTCCAGCACGGTTCTTTCGGAGCAGCCAGACTGGCATAGAAGGAAGCGCTGGAGCTTTGTACATTTTTTCCCATCTCCctgtgcaagactcctttggtttctcttgatcagtttcattatttggaaaacagggaagcaaccagcacttcctctgtcaagtgctctgggatctactggggataAATGCTGTGTGCTAGGGCTTAtactgcaaggtataacatgaacacCCGCAACTCTACCTGCAGCCACATACAGTTAGCTTACGggaactaagaccagcacagggaactaaaaatgggacacctacaggatatttacttgcctcctataggctagtcaagagagtgactgtccccatttggagaggattaccagtaaaaccacgcaaactctgaagagcaaacaaatacaCAGACAGTAACCTTGTCTGTCTATACgtgccttcctcaaaaccaagaatTTGCCTTgccaccaaagaccccctttttcaggagggagacctacaacagactctcacagtattctccactttcagtccagcgtggtAAGAGTaggtatcacaagctttgtcaaatgacttcccttggtagttaaatccacaaaaaaggcaagaaaatgttccttttactTCAACCCGTCATACTCTATCCattcctttatttccttctctcccctcacgcttaggtgaaccactgacaattccAGCACACAACAGTGCCGCACGGCTAAAGAGAGCGCTAGGCTTTAAAGCGGGGAGAAGAACAGGCACGGAAAGAGACACGcgcacagagccaaaagaaacaagaaccatgatgaAAAGAGACTCTACCTGGTCACAACATCGCCCtgagatggctctgggcagcaaacatccaCCCATGTGAtacctgcacagaaaagcagtagtattaaaaaaataagtcaactttcaattgcCATTAGATGTACGTAGCTCTCCGTTTctgaggaataaataaaaaaaaatatatttaaatgacgACTGTACGGTTAGGAAGTTTGAACTCTGGCAAGCAGTGTGAACTTTGAATATCATGTGGGAGTGTATAGGAAATGCCCTATTTTCATTTGAAGTCTACCTACAAACTGGAATGGATTTGAATCATGGGGATACTCACCAGTCCTCAGAGTTGCATATGGATaaacatctcctcctccttttgtttcttccGGGTCAGTCATCACAGGTTCCTTGGAATAGGCTTCAACCCTTTGGTGCAGCAAAAACAACAGAGGAGAATCACTATTTTTATACCTAGGGCATTTCTTGTCAGTACATACCAATTCACTAGGACAGATCCAGTTCAGACGTACGCAACTGTCTACGTTAGAGTTGGAAGTCATGGGTAAAGCAACAGGTATACGTAACGTAAAATTAAGCTGTTTAATCCCTTGGCAGAAACATCCTGTCTCCTGCACTAGTTTCCGGacaaaatgcaaaggcatttcCATGGGGAGTTTACGTTCAGAAACTCGGCCACTTTCAACTCGGGCACACTGAAGATACACGAGTccaattttctgtctcttcagaaTTTCAAGAGAGATCAATCCATCGTGGTATTTGTTCCCTTTACCTTTTCACCAGTCAATCagtggcttttttggtttgtctttacaaagaaagaaacattctTTGCACATCCTACAAATACCTGGGTTAACCTGAGGAGGCCACCGAGGAGGACATTTTACTTCAGACCTGCTCTACCCTGACCTCAGAGACTACATGCTCATTAGCAGTCGGAGTGCATTAGGCACGTGCCCTGGGAACACGCTCTGGTTTAGCTTCACCTGAAAGGAATCTGCTTCACatgctccagctctgctctgagatATGAGCCCAACAGATCATTCAGAGACTATTCGTGCTTCATTGCAGGGAGCTGAAGCGGGGGGGTcggtcttttaaaaattactttgccCCAACACTTGCCCTGGGACACTGCCCAGAACCCCCACTGTAGGACACAGTCATCCCCTCCGTACAACACCTACAAAGTTACCACCAAAAAGTTAAAGGTAATTTTTCCTATAATTACTTGCGGAACCTTGTCGGCTCTGGATTAGGACGGCTTCCAGCATCTTCTTCCTTTACTGGTTCCAAAGGCTTTTGATGTTTCACCTTTTCTCCTCGCTGAACATCCTAGCAAAATGGAGGGAAAACCAAACAGCTTAGAACCACTGCATGTGAAGCAAACGTTTGTCATCCGGATATAGCGTGGACTGCACAGGCTGCTCCCAAAATACTGGCACGTTATTCACATTTACTTTAGCAGGAATTCCCACCTTCCTTTTGTGTTAGCCCTGCTCTAGGAGCTCGTGTCCCACTACAAGGCTCAAAATTCCTTCTGCAACTGTTTCCTCAAATGGGGGCCTCTGCTCTTCAGCTATGGTCTGCACCCCTTGCCTAATAATTCAGGCTAATAGGCATTCCTGCCAATAGACATCATGATTGGCTGCTATGAGTCCCCGGGCGTATCCTAATCATGCTCCACAGCTTGCCATGGcctgcttctccagcactttGCCCTACGTTCTTCTCCCATGTAAGCTCATCAGGAATTTTCCAATGGTTCCTTCAGGTGTTGGAAGGAAAGGACAGGGAAAGACCTCTCAGATAGCCCTGTAAGGAAGGAGTAGCAGCAActcagtgggttttttccctccgcTATCCTTTTAGACTTGCTACCTAAAGAGCAGAGTTGAGCTAGGTTAAGGACAAAGTAGTGAAACAACTCTGCAACAAATACATACTTAGTGACAAGGCAGTACAGCTCCACTGACAAGGGAAACTGGCTGCAGGGTCCTCCCCCACTACACCAGGTCCATGAAAATGGTTTAAAATTCAATCCTTTGGCAACAAACCACTGCTCTGTTCCAAGACTTGATGCACGTAAAGGCAAATGAAATGCTATATGCTGATTTCCCAGAAGCATCCCTTCAACTTCTTTCACTACACCCACTGTGCTGTTACAAACTGCTCCTGCAGCCTTTACACACCGTTTTGCTATCAGTGCTAAGTTCTTTCCGTTCAAAAGACACATTTCGCACTCAGGTTACCTCTTCAGCAGTACAGAAAAGCCTCCCCATTTTGCTGGCTTCCAAAGTGCTGCGTTCTGGCGCAGCGCGCTCCTTAATGGGTGGCCTCGGTGTCAAGACGCTGCCTGAGGCAGGTTTGATGTCCTGCTTGCCCCTCTGGCTTGTGCTAAAAACATCAAGGGCAAAAGAAATAGTATCAAGAGAAGGTTCAAATATGCAGCTCCCGATGCTAGCTTCACCAACAGCTGTTGTGTTAAAGCACGTACGCTGATGATGATGGAGACAGACGCGAGATGTTTACAACCTTTAGATGAAGACCTGCTGTCTTCAACTAGCTCATGGGAAAGTACAGAGAAGTCAAAGCGAAAATCAGAACAACTGCCTTGAAGATACACTGCTGTTTGTCACCTCAGCCTCTTCTCAAGTTCTACACTTCCTCTTACCACAGACCTTTAATCTTTATCTAATCTCCTGTGGCTATGAAGTATCcggatttaaagaaaaagcttaaaatcagttgggggagaaaaaaaccaaaaaagcagctgGAGACCTCCCTTAGTACAGCAGCCTGAGGGAGTTCCAGGCTACCTTGGAGGAATATTGCTCTGTGGACACAAATACAAATGTTAGGCAATACGCAGGAAGTTCAACAACAAAAGTGAAAGGCAATAAACCTTTCGGAGAAGAACTCCAAGAAAACGGAAGGATTTTTACCTCAGACACGGAATTGTCTTGTCACAAAGGGACAGTGAGCGTAAGGCATCAGTaactacaaaaagaaattgaagggTTTTATGAGTTTACAGTCAAGagcttcacaaaagaaaacttgTCATTTTCTCTCCTACATCATAACATTATTTGTGTTATGTCACTTGAGGAGAGTTTCAGAGTTTCATACTGGCAACTACAGAAAGTTGTGCACACAAGGGATTGCCAGCCAAAACCCGAAATAAAAAAGGGTTATCAGGACCTACTACCCAAAATCAGCTTTTCAAACAATTGACTTCTGGCAAGCCAACAGTGGACATATCAGAACTGAAGGACTGCATCCAAGGCAGCTCGTCTACTGAGATGACAAGATCAACGCCTGGCTCCACTCCAGAGGCAATGCAAGGATGCAGGCAGGAAACAGAGCTCACACTCAAGTATTCCCAGACGCTGCCTAGTATTGTGCCTGCAATAAGCCCTACAGAACTCTAGGGCTCCAGCTGTACAGTGCACAAGGGCGGGTGAAAAAGAAACGAGTTCATAACTCCATGTCAGCCTTACCAATCCGTAGCGTTCCTCCTTCTTCCATACACCATCTTGGTCTTTTAGCTGGAGGCTCAGAAAAGATggactgcaaacaaaaaaaaggaaaacaacgaGAGTAAAACATGAATTCCATGTGAATGCCAGCAAACATAAACTTCCTGAAATTTAGTCAAGTCTGTTCTGACTTGGGGACCATGATTTGCCCGCTCAGACTGCGGAAGAATGGCAATCTACAGGAATCCTCCCCTGGAATGGTGGATTATGAACCTATCAGAAGGAGGTTTATCCAGAGGAAGTACTCAGTTTTTCTTGCAAAGTAGTGTATTTTGATTCCTTAACTACAAGCTTGAGAAAGAGAGTAACAACAGTTTACAAACACAGGACAACTATAAACTGGGATGATGGGAAAGTATCTGGAAGGCAACAAACGCTTTGCTCCTCCCTCGGCCGCAAGTGCCAGAGCAGAGGACGCAGAGCTGAGGAAGGCAAACCCAGCACACACGAGCTGCCtgctagaaatggaaaagaaccaCCTACTGCTGCACAGGCTCAGAGCAGGCCCAACTTCAGGACGCTTCAGGGAGAGACGCTTGCTCTTTCATCTTCCACAGATTCGCCCTATTTTCCCAACCCTTGCTAACCTCTTCCCCAGACTGTGTGCTTGGAGCATCATGGCTGGCTGACGCTCTCCGGCGTTTAGTTGCCTTGGCTCGCAACTTCACCAGAGTGGCAACTTCTTCAGccttctctctctgctcagaGTTCTCATAACCTAAAAAAACGAAGACAGGCCATATAAGAACATGATAGGAAAGGAGATTAGGATTTCTATTTGCACCAAAGCCCCTCCTCTTAGTCCCAGCTAAAGCAGTGTAACCCATTTCATGTTACGCGCCCTTCTGCCAACAGCACTTGGTGGCAATTTTTGTATTAGTTGCCTCACTGAGCAGCCCCTCAGAGCCACAGCTCAAAGACTAACCCACCCGTGAGTCTGCCAGACagatctgcaaaaaaaccctgctttgggGAACATTCCCTGTTTCcggagaagcagcacagggtgCAATTTatcctcctcccacctccacaCACGCATGTAGTTTGTCACGTGTACGTGTTTATTACGTATACATCCACACGCATGCAGTTTATTACCTACAGTAGTAGATAAGCTAATGCTTATCTCCTTTGCCCACCAGCTTCACCACTCATGCCCATCATTGTTCATCTTTCTATCACGGAAAAACCTCAAGGGGCAGCAATAACAACCACCCTGTGCTTTAGATTGCCTTCAAGAGACTCACACAAGGGAGCTTTGCTATTTTACTGCATATCTCGGAGAGCATTGttagaaaacttattttcagcAGGACAGCTTCTCAAGCCGTCTAACACACTTTCGCTTGACTTTCATCCTAATTGCTTCGCCTGTCACTGCCAGTGAACTCTTAGCAAAACTGGGTCTCCTGGTCAGGCCGTGACACGACAGCCTGCAGCGCCCACAAAGGCGCATTCTTCACTTTGGGATTGTgctctgcacagcagctgtgaactACTGCTTGTGCAACGAGTGGCTCCTTCCAGAAGACCTTCGCTTCTCCCATTCACCGGGGAACATGAGACGCTCAGCAGAGCTTCCTGGAGCAAGCTGCTCCCAGGGAGCAACCACACTCCCCAAAACGTGGCACGTGTTGCCAGATGttccctctccttggagagacACATGCGACAGGCACGCAGATGGCTCAGCCATCTgtcactgggagctctggggcaCCTGCAACGCTTAACGTCTGGGAAGGCATCCCCCTGTCTTCCACCCCACATACCTGCCACATCCCCATGCCATGCCTCTCCTCCACCCAAGATATCCCTACATGTATACAGACTGTTCCCTGCTCCTTCAACACTCCTACTCCAAgtctcctccccttttctttcttttcaaacccCTACACTGTGCAGAGGGAAAGCGAGTCGGGGGGAACGTCTGGAACCCACACTCATCTCAGCATCACGAGTGAACAACTCTGGCCGCGGGCACAGGGCGACCCGACAGCGGCGGGACCAATGGCCAGCCACACAAGGCAAGAGCCGGGCCGGGAggaggggtgccagggtgggagagggcggcgcATGGCACCTGGGAGCCCACGCCGAGCCCTGCcgccccgcagggggggctctgggcggGCAGAGGGGACAAGCCCAacccaggagcgtggcggggaCCCCAGGGCAAGACACCACACTGCACCCCAGCCcgcagagcggctaacggctcaagcccctcaggccgaggcgatGGGGCCGAGGCTCCTGCCACCCCCAAGCAGGCCCCGGCGGGGTCCCGCaaaggccccagagctggggcaggCCACGGGGGACAGGGTTTGGCAATGGGATGGGGCGATGGGAGGGGGAGAGGCCTGTGGGTGGCCCGCAGGCGGGCGGGGCGGCTCACTGACCTCGGGGGTGGCCTCTTGGAGGGCGACGAGGCCttcgggcggcgcggggcggtgggCAACGGTGGCGAGGACGacgccgagggcccccagcagccgtTCGTACATAGGCCCCACGCCAGCCTGCTGCGGAAGTaactacaaaaagaaattgaagtgtTTTATGAGTTTACAGTCAAGagcttcacaaaagaaaacttCTCGTTTTCTCTCCTACATCATAATATTATTTGTGTTATGTCACTTGAGGAGAGTTTCAGAGTTTCATACTGGCAACTACAGAAAGTTGTGCACACAAGGGATTGCCAGCCAAAACCTGATATAAAAAAGGGTTATCAGGACCTACTACCCAAAATCAGCTTTTCAAACAATTGACTTCTGGCAAGCCAACAGTGGACATATCAGAACTGAAGGACTGCATCCAAGGCAGCTCGTCTACTGAGATGACCAGATCAACGCCTGGCTCCACTCCAGAGGCAATGCAAGGATGCAGGCAGGAAACAGAGCTCACACTCAAGTATTCCCAGACGCTGCCTAGTATTGTGCCTGCAATAAGCCCTACAGAACTCTAGGCCTCCAGCTGTACAGTGCACAAGGGCGGGTGAAAAAGAAACGAGTTCATAACTCCATGTCAGCCTTACCAATCCGTAGCGTTCCTCCTTCTTCCATACACCATCTTGGTCTTTTAGCTGGAGGCTCAGAAAAGGTggactgcaaacaaaaaaaaggaaaacaacgaGAGTAAAACATGAATTCCATGTGAATGCCAGCAAACATAAACTTCCTGAAATTTATTCAACTCTGTTCTGACTTGGGGACCATGATTTGCCCGCTCAGACTGCAGAAGAATGCCAATCTTTGCAGGATCTCTGACGAGTACACTTTAGGCTTTTAATACAGGCTCTCATACCTGCAGTGATTAAAACAATATAAGCTTGTCACGCAGTTATCACTAGTCCAAAGTGTGGTAGTTTAGCCcttcaaaaacatattttgaacAAATAAGAGTGAATGACTCTCTCACGAACAAATAGTCAGAGCATGACAGATTCTTATTCCTCTTATCCTATAGGGCAATAAGAAAAATAGCACTACTACTTGAACCAAACTGGGAAGTCAAGCAGCTCATGACTCATTTTGACAGAGTCCCAGTCCTACAGGCATTCTCCCCCAGAATGGTGGATTATGAACCTATCAGAAGGAGGTTTATCCAGAAGAAGTACGCAGTTTTTCTTGCAAAGTTGTGTATTTTGATTCCTTAACTACAAGCTTGAGAGAGAGAGTAACAACAGTTTACAAACACAGGACAACCATAAACTGGGATGACGGGAAAGTATCTGGAAGGCAACAAACGCTTTGCTCCTCCCTCGGACGCAAGTGCTAGAGCAGAGGACGGAGAGCTGAGGAAGGCAAACCCAGCACACACGAGCTGCCtgctagaaatggaaaagaaccaCCTACTGCTGCACAGGCTCAGAGCAGGCCCAACTTCAGGACGCTTCAGGGAGAGACGCTTGCTCTTTCATCTTCCACAGATTCGCCCTATTTTCCCAACCCTTCCTAACCCCTTCCCCAGACTCTCTGCTCACAGCATCGTCCCTGACTGACGCTCTCCGGCGTTTAGTTGCCTTGCGTTGCAACTTTCCCACAGTGGCAACTTCTCCAGGTTTCTCTCCATGCTCAGAGTCGTCAAAATCTAAAAAAACAAAGACAGGCCATATAAGAACATGATAGGAAAGGAGATTAGGATTTCTATTTGCATCAACGCCACAGCTAAAGCAGTGTAACCCATTTCAAGTTTCACACCCTTCTGCCAACAGCACTTGGTGGCAATTTTTGTATTAGTTGCCTCACTGAGCAGCCCCTCAAGAGCCACAGCTCAAAGACTAACCCACCCGTGAGTCTGCCAGCCagatctgcaaaaaaaccctgctttgggGAACATTCCCTGTTTCcggagaagcagcacagggtgCAATtcatcctcctcccacctccacaCATGCATGCAGTTTATTACGTGTACGTGTTTACCACAAAATTAATAAACCAaagtagaaaaagtagaaaagtcaaaagaagtacaaaagccagagttttctaaggcagatgaaacctaag
The sequence above is a segment of the Larus michahellis chromosome 6, bLarMic1.1, whole genome shotgun sequence genome. Coding sequences within it:
- the LOC141745346 gene encoding sentrin-specific protease 2-like; translated protein: MLPPFLSLQLKDQDGVWKKEERYGLLLPQQAGVGPMYERLLGALGVVLATVAHRPAPPEGLVALQEATPEVSYENSEQREKAEEVATLVKLRAKATKRRRASASHDAPSTQSGEESIFSEPPAKRPRWCMEEGGTLRIAVGEASIGSCIFEPSLDTISFALDVFSTSQRGKQDIKPASGSVLTPRPPIKERAAPERSTLEASKMGRLFCTAEEDVQRGEKVKHQKPLEPVKEEDAGSRPNPEPTRFRKVEAYSKEPVMTDPEETKGGGDVYPYATLRTGITWVDVCCPEPSQGDVVTRGSPPAEECLEEDGAVKQAVAVAGEQRGAQIAEGVLRQVPLAPTQAKKSPALAVKGKKVIRLRRIGKDFTPLTEAMEREVVAALGKGEPEEIMSSAFNLKVTREDVHTLRNGCWLNDEVINFYMGLVMERSKKAGYPSVHAFSSLFYEKLASGGYRTVRRLTRCVDVFQKDIIFVPINLSLHWALAVIDMRKKTVKYFDSRGQEGGDKICETLLKYLQEESREKRHVKLNVSEWTVHSMEPHEIPQQSNGSDCGVFTCKYADYICRDRPMTFTQIHMPYFRERMVWEILHQELL